In the Bacillus sp. HSf4 genome, GTGATTATTTGCTGAAGGAATGTGAGGCTCTGCATTTGAACCATATCGCGTTTCAGGATTTTCACGATGTGAAGCGCGCCCTAGAAGAAACCCGGGAGGTGAAGGAATGGCTGTTAGAGAACAGCGCAGGCAGGAGCTTGCCGAAGTAAAAAGGGAGCTCGCGGCAAGAGACTGGTTTCCGGCGACAAGCGGCAACCTTTCAATCAAAGTAGCGGAGGCTCCGCTTCGCTTTTTGGTGACGGCCAGCGGAAAAGACAAACGAAAAGAGACGGACGAGGATTTTTTGCTGGTGGATCAAGAAGGCAATCCTGCAGAAAGCGGCCACTCCCTGAAGCCGTCGGCGGAAACGCTGCTCCATGCGTATGTCTATCAAAAAACAAACGCAGGCAGCTGTCTTCATGTTCATACCGTCGACAATAACGTGATTTCAGAACTTTATGCAAAAGAGCAGCAAATCACTTTTAAAGGGCAGGAAATCATTAAAGCGCTCGGGATATGGGAGGAAAACGCCGCAGTCACCATTCCGATTATCGAAAATACCGCCCATATTCCGGACTTGGCGGCTGATTTTGCCGCTCACCTGACAGGCGATTCCGGCGCCGTCTTGATCAGGAACCACGGCATTACCGTCTGGGGGAAAACGGCATTTGAAGCAAAGCGGTTTCTTGAAGCTTATGAATTTTTGTTCAGCTGGCATTTAAAATTAAAAGCTTTCAGACATGCGTATGTTTGAAAAAGGAGGAGAAACGCACATGGCAACAATCCGTATCCATGATGAGCAAAACACGATGATCGAAAACAGTGAAGAGGTGAAAAAGTACCTCGATCAGCAGGGTGTGATTTACGAACAATGGGATATCACGAAACTGTCTGCAGGTTTAAGGGAAAAATACGATTTAACAGACGCGGAAAAACAGGAGATTTTAAATAGTTTTCAAAGTGAGATCAAAGACATTTCCGAGCGGCGCGGCTATAAGGCGCAAGATGTCATCTCGCTCTCTGATGAAAATCCAAAACTGGATGAACTTCTGAAAAACTTTAAACAGGAGCATCACCACACAGATGATGAGGTCAGGTTTATCGTCAACGGCCACGGCATCTTTGCGATTGAAGGAAAAGACGGCGTATTTTTCGATTGTTTATTGAGCCCCGGCGATTTGATCTCTGTTCCGGAAAACACCCGCCATTACTTCACGCTTCAAGAAGACAGGAAAGTCGTAGCCGTCAGGATATTTGTGACGACCGAGGGCTGGGTGCCGATCTATGAAAGAGAACAGGTTAAACAGTCATAAAAACAGCGCCGCTTAGGGCGCTGTTTTTATTTGTTTTTATCGTATAGCGCTTGAATATGGCCCTCATGAAATGAAAGGTGAGGCTTTTCTGTTTGATAGTATTCGAGTCTGTCGAAGACAGAGCCGGTGTGGAGCTCGAATTTGTGTCCGTCCGGATCGGAAAAATAAATCGAATCTTTATCACCCTGATGGCGTTTTCTCCCTTTTAACACATTCACGCCCAAATCTTTTAATTTCGTCTCCCAATGATCGAGATCTTCCTCTTTGATCGAAAAGGCAATGTGTGTGTATGAGTCGCGGATTTCAGTCCGTTTAATATCCTTTTCCTCGTTCAGAGCGAGCCAGATGCCGTTTAGATC is a window encoding:
- a CDS encoding methylthioribulose 1-phosphate dehydratase, with amino-acid sequence MAVREQRRQELAEVKRELAARDWFPATSGNLSIKVAEAPLRFLVTASGKDKRKETDEDFLLVDQEGNPAESGHSLKPSAETLLHAYVYQKTNAGSCLHVHTVDNNVISELYAKEQQITFKGQEIIKALGIWEENAAVTIPIIENTAHIPDLAADFAAHLTGDSGAVLIRNHGITVWGKTAFEAKRFLEAYEFLFSWHLKLKAFRHAYV
- a CDS encoding cupin domain-containing protein, which translates into the protein MATIRIHDEQNTMIENSEEVKKYLDQQGVIYEQWDITKLSAGLREKYDLTDAEKQEILNSFQSEIKDISERRGYKAQDVISLSDENPKLDELLKNFKQEHHHTDDEVRFIVNGHGIFAIEGKDGVFFDCLLSPGDLISVPENTRHYFTLQEDRKVVAVRIFVTTEGWVPIYEREQVKQS
- the fosB gene encoding metallothiol transferase FosB, producing the protein MIDGLNHLLFSVSDLKASIAFYENVFDAKWLVKGEKTAYFDLNGIWLALNEEKDIKRTEIRDSYTHIAFSIKEEDLDHWETKLKDLGVNVLKGRKRHQGDKDSIYFSDPDGHKFELHTGSVFDRLEYYQTEKPHLSFHEGHIQALYDKNK